One genomic window of Pirellulales bacterium includes the following:
- the bshB1 gene encoding bacillithiol biosynthesis deacetylase BshB1 yields MLDLLVIAPHPDDAELGMGGSLLRFKDQGLRVGVLDLTDGEPTPYGTPELRARETAAATAILQLDWRENLGLPNRSLEATLEARRKLAEVFRRTKPKWLFAPYWVDAHPDHVAATQLVEAARFWSKLTKTDISGEPFHPARIFYYWCVHLRMIEPPTFVVDISPYWERKRAALECYASQFITGRPQESPTFIDRVRDQAAYWGWSIGTNYGEPFWSREPIGVTSLRDFV; encoded by the coding sequence ATCGCCCCGCACCCTGACGACGCCGAACTGGGCATGGGTGGCTCCCTGCTGCGTTTCAAGGATCAGGGTTTGCGCGTGGGCGTGCTCGATTTAACCGATGGGGAGCCGACGCCATACGGCACGCCGGAACTGCGCGCGCGCGAAACCGCCGCCGCCACGGCCATTTTGCAGCTCGATTGGCGTGAAAATTTGGGGCTGCCCAACCGCAGTTTGGAAGCCACGCTGGAGGCCCGGCGAAAATTGGCCGAAGTGTTTCGCCGCACCAAACCGAAATGGCTGTTTGCGCCGTATTGGGTCGACGCCCATCCCGACCACGTAGCGGCCACGCAATTGGTGGAGGCGGCGCGGTTCTGGTCGAAGCTCACCAAAACCGACATATCGGGCGAGCCGTTTCATCCGGCTCGCATTTTTTATTACTGGTGCGTGCATTTGCGCATGATCGAGCCGCCCACGTTTGTGGTCGACATCAGCCCATACTGGGAGCGGAAGCGTGCCGCCCTGGAATGCTACGCCAGTCAGTTCATCACGGGGCGTCCACAGGAATCACCCACGTTTATCGATCGGGTGCGCGATCAAGCGGCTTACTGGGGCTGGTCGATCGGTACAAACTACGGCGAGCCTTTCTGGAGCCGCGAGCCGATTGGCGTGACATCGCTGCGCGATTTTGTGTGA
- a CDS encoding aminotransferase class V-fold PLP-dependent enzyme: MWVRKRLDIRWSDLGSALRDCLTQWNRAALADDLEDLWSAACDAFACLSVRTGFDLWLKALALPPGSEVLVSAITIPDMVRIIEAHGLVPVPVDVDPDDLSVDRESLERAVSPRTRAILVAHLFGTRQPLEPILEVARQHGLFVAEDCAQAFAGRHYTGHPQADVTMFSFGTIKTATALGGALLCVRDAEVLSRMRQLEAEYPLQLREAFAKRVFKYGLMKLMSYGLPFAALVWTMRLLGQDPERFVTGLTRGFPGPELLPLIRRQPSAPLLALMHRRIAFFNRRTLARRTQRGERLLSLLPPTVPSTGSRSKEHSFWVFPVLHDEPDRLILRLFNAGFDASRAHSLYVVPPPADRPELRATMAEAMLPLIVNLPCYGEMPDFELRHLADEVSASVWPKTWPGPRVHTKSRSDVTPIGSRLQKGSP; encoded by the coding sequence ATGTGGGTTCGTAAGCGGTTAGATATTCGTTGGTCCGATTTGGGCAGCGCACTGCGCGATTGCCTCACGCAGTGGAATCGGGCCGCATTGGCCGACGATCTGGAAGACCTGTGGTCCGCCGCCTGTGATGCTTTCGCTTGCCTCTCGGTGCGCACCGGCTTCGATCTGTGGTTGAAAGCCCTGGCACTGCCGCCGGGGAGCGAGGTGCTGGTATCGGCCATTACCATTCCCGACATGGTCCGGATTATCGAAGCGCACGGCCTCGTACCGGTGCCCGTCGACGTGGATCCGGACGATTTATCGGTCGATCGGGAAAGTTTGGAGCGCGCCGTTTCTCCCCGTACCAGGGCAATTTTGGTCGCCCACTTATTCGGCACACGGCAACCGCTGGAACCCATTTTGGAAGTTGCCCGGCAACATGGTTTGTTCGTTGCTGAAGATTGTGCCCAAGCGTTTGCCGGTCGGCATTATACGGGGCACCCGCAGGCCGATGTCACGATGTTCAGCTTCGGAACGATTAAAACGGCCACGGCCTTGGGGGGCGCACTGCTGTGCGTGCGCGATGCGGAGGTGCTGTCGCGCATGCGGCAATTGGAAGCGGAATATCCCCTGCAATTGCGCGAAGCGTTTGCCAAGCGTGTTTTCAAATACGGCCTGATGAAATTGATGTCGTACGGATTGCCGTTCGCCGCTTTGGTGTGGACCATGCGATTGCTAGGTCAGGACCCGGAACGGTTTGTCACCGGTTTGACGCGCGGTTTTCCTGGTCCGGAATTGCTGCCCCTCATCCGCCGGCAACCTTCGGCGCCGCTGTTGGCGCTCATGCATCGCCGCATCGCTTTTTTCAACCGCCGCACGTTGGCGCGCCGCACACAGCGCGGCGAGCGATTGTTGTCGCTCTTGCCCCCCACCGTGCCCAGCACCGGCTCGCGATCGAAAGAGCACAGTTTTTGGGTCTTTCCGGTGCTGCATGACGAGCCGGATCGATTGATTCTGCGGCTCTTCAACGCTGGTTTTGACGCTTCGCGGGCCCACAGCTTGTACGTGGTTCCGCCGCCGGCTGATCGCCCCGAATTGCGCGCGACCATGGCCGAGGCCATGTTGCCCCTGATTGTGAACTTGCCCTGTTACGGCGAAATGCCGGATTTCGAGCTGCGTCATTTAGCCGACGAAGTGTCTGCTTCCGTTTGGCCGAAAACGTGGCCTGGGCCGCGGGTTCACACAAAATCGCGCAGCGATGTCACGCCAATCGGCTCGCGGCTCCAGAAAGGCTCGCCGTAG
- the xerC gene encoding tyrosine recombinase XerC, with amino-acid sequence MQNAIERFLQYLRVERNASELTIKSYREDLQCLVAYLTETGGPCPAPTAISTLDLRGYVASLHEANFAKTTIARRLASTRSFFRFGQREGWSTSNPAKPLRNPRKPRDLPHFLSSDELNRLLETPPANQPFGLRDRALLETLYSAGLRVSELVGLNDDDLDAAAGVIRVRGKGRKERLSPLGSFAEKAISRWMKVRKLEGALARQPRRPVFTNKFGRRLTTRSVGRLLEKYLKMAGLDRRTTPHTLRHSFATHLLDRGADIRSVQELLGHKSLATTQIYTHLSTAGIRKAYEKAHPRAK; translated from the coding sequence ATGCAAAACGCCATCGAACGCTTTTTGCAGTATCTGCGCGTCGAGCGAAACGCCTCCGAACTAACGATCAAAAGCTACCGCGAAGATTTGCAGTGCCTGGTGGCGTACCTCACTGAAACCGGGGGCCCCTGCCCAGCGCCCACGGCCATTAGCACGCTCGACCTGCGTGGTTACGTGGCCAGCCTGCACGAGGCGAATTTCGCCAAGACCACGATCGCGCGCCGATTGGCTTCGACACGGAGCTTTTTTCGGTTTGGGCAGCGCGAAGGCTGGTCGACGTCAAATCCCGCCAAGCCGCTGCGAAATCCGCGCAAGCCGCGCGACCTGCCGCACTTTTTGTCCAGCGACGAATTGAACCGACTGCTGGAAACGCCGCCCGCGAATCAACCATTTGGATTGCGCGATCGGGCGCTGCTGGAAACACTGTATTCCGCCGGGCTGCGCGTGAGCGAACTCGTGGGCCTGAACGACGACGATCTGGACGCAGCGGCCGGCGTGATTCGGGTTCGGGGCAAAGGGCGCAAAGAGCGGTTATCACCACTGGGATCATTCGCCGAAAAAGCGATTAGCCGTTGGATGAAGGTGCGGAAGCTGGAAGGGGCATTGGCTCGCCAGCCGCGGCGGCCCGTATTCACCAATAAATTCGGCCGCCGCTTGACGACACGGAGCGTAGGGCGGCTGTTGGAGAAGTATCTGAAAATGGCGGGGCTCGATCGCCGCACCACCCCGCACACTTTGCGGCACAGCTTCGCCACGCATTTGCTTGATCGGGGGGCCGATATCCGCAGCGTGCAGGAACTGCTGGGCCACAAAAGCCTGGCGACGACGCAAATTTACACGCACCTGAGCACCGCCGGCATCCGCAAGGCGTATGAAAAAGCGCATCCGCGGGCAAAATAG
- a CDS encoding response regulator transcription factor: protein MSVKVLVADDHEVVRRGLASLLSGTDIKIVAEAKSGDEAVKLTKKHKPDVVLLDIRMPDSDGLEALERIRRDRPDQRVVMLSTYDNPTYVARAVAQGACDYVLKGSTKSELVSAINSAAAGQPATRTGELRRVQATMATRESSNDEDIPLTQRELQVLRHIALGLSNKEIGRSLGISVETVKEHVQNILRKIAVTDRTQAAVWAVRKSLV, encoded by the coding sequence ATGAGTGTTAAAGTGTTGGTGGCAGACGATCACGAAGTCGTGCGGCGCGGTTTGGCCAGTTTGTTGAGCGGCACCGATATTAAAATCGTCGCCGAAGCCAAAAGCGGCGATGAAGCGGTCAAGCTGACCAAAAAGCACAAGCCTGACGTGGTTTTGTTGGACATTCGCATGCCCGATTCCGACGGATTGGAAGCCCTGGAGCGAATTCGGCGCGACCGTCCGGATCAACGAGTCGTCATGCTTTCGACTTACGATAACCCCACGTACGTGGCCCGAGCCGTCGCCCAAGGCGCCTGCGATTATGTTCTCAAGGGCTCCACGAAGAGCGAGTTGGTTTCGGCCATTAACTCGGCCGCCGCCGGCCAACCCGCCACACGCACCGGCGAGTTGCGACGCGTGCAAGCCACCATGGCCACCCGCGAGAGCAGTAACGACGAAGATATTCCTTTGACCCAGCGCGAATTGCAAGTGCTGCGGCACATTGCACTCGGGCTAAGCAATAAGGAAATCGGCCGTTCGTTGGGCATCAGCGTGGAAACCGTCAAGGAACACGTGCAAAACATCCTACGTAAAATCGCCGTGACCGATCGCACCCAGGCCGCGGTGTGGGCCGTGCGCAAAAGCTTGGTGTAA
- the pheS gene encoding phenylalanine--tRNA ligase subunit alpha, whose protein sequence is MTLNEFLSELNGVAAGIAAFRDAQDAATLEDQRIEFLGAKNGLLKSVQQRLAEVERSDKPAAGKRFNEVKTQLEAALAAAQERLAAGGAATHSSPGAPLFDPTLPGGRELEKGRYPLLMGHLHPLTQTIEELKDIMGRLGFTVADGPEVEDEWHNFEALNIPASHPARDPLENFYLAAANVGNTGPMLLRSQTSTVQIRVMEKQPPPVRIISLGRVYRPDDADATHYPMFHQIEGLLIDKHVTMADLKSVLRLFAASFLGHDVHIRFRPSFFPFTEPSVEVDMAWETVGGKTRYVEMGGAGMVDPHVLRAVGYNPEEVTGFAFGLGVERVCARRHGVADIREFYRNDVRFLRQF, encoded by the coding sequence ATGACGTTAAATGAATTCTTGAGTGAATTAAATGGAGTTGCAGCAGGCATAGCCGCCTTTCGAGATGCGCAAGATGCTGCCACACTCGAAGACCAGCGAATCGAATTCTTAGGCGCAAAAAACGGATTGCTTAAATCTGTTCAGCAGCGTCTCGCCGAAGTCGAACGGTCTGACAAGCCGGCGGCGGGCAAGCGCTTCAACGAAGTCAAAACTCAATTGGAAGCGGCGCTGGCGGCGGCACAGGAGCGGTTGGCAGCCGGCGGGGCGGCGACGCATAGCAGTCCCGGCGCGCCCCTATTCGATCCCACGCTGCCTGGCGGACGGGAATTGGAAAAAGGCCGCTATCCACTCCTCATGGGGCACTTGCATCCGCTGACCCAGACCATTGAAGAGCTGAAAGACATCATGGGCCGGCTGGGCTTCACCGTGGCCGATGGCCCGGAAGTCGAGGACGAATGGCACAACTTCGAGGCCCTGAACATTCCCGCTTCGCATCCGGCTCGCGATCCGCTCGAGAATTTTTATTTGGCGGCGGCCAATGTCGGGAATACGGGGCCAATGCTGCTGCGCAGTCAAACGAGCACGGTGCAAATTCGGGTGATGGAAAAGCAACCGCCGCCGGTGCGAATCATTTCCCTGGGGCGGGTGTACCGCCCCGACGATGCCGACGCCACCCATTACCCCATGTTTCATCAAATCGAAGGCTTGCTGATCGACAAGCATGTCACGATGGCCGATTTGAAAAGCGTCCTCCGGCTGTTCGCGGCCAGTTTTTTGGGGCACGACGTGCACATTCGCTTTCGCCCCTCTTTTTTTCCGTTCACCGAGCCCAGCGTAGAAGTCGACATGGCCTGGGAAACCGTCGGCGGCAAAACGCGCTATGTCGAAATGGGCGGGGCCGGCATGGTCGATCCGCACGTGCTGCGGGCCGTCGGATACAATCCGGAAGAAGTCACCGGCTTTGCATTCGGCCTGGGCGTGGAGCGCGTCTGCGCTCGTCGACACGGCGTCGCCGATATTCGCGAATTCTATCGCAACGACGTCCGCTTTTTGCGCCAATTCTAA
- a CDS encoding HD domain-containing phosphohydrolase, whose amino-acid sequence MSKIGSKIQSISTHNSDGPAERGAGPTKSGDRLRLLQDLCQSLELCFDAKFSVLDVVTGDCLCRGDFLPGSNLQNQLELCRAVLRNGRAEYIAESDPVVVLAIPLVEDEPPRYVALATFLIHSADEATIMRAITSLGGDAQEARLWAAGQSARDSNRLLHLAELAATRFASEFRASQMQREIHDLSSRLSASYEELNLLYGLTQKLKISDSIEDLGQKALSWLAEAIAADGFVLELLPCTEGEGEAAANNSRQSTYLQFGHSAIDRYQFCRMIEHLDLVDQKCPQVINADSRGANWPLTAIQQAVIVPLTEGENLFGWLAAFNEVQKSEFGSSEISLLSSVATILGIHAGNLDLYRKQADFLAGVVQALTSAIDAKDPYTCGHSTRVAQIAVQLADQLGCKRHEMETVYLGGLLHDIGKIGIDDQVLRKPGKLTIAEYEHIKLHAEIGYRILKDLKQLDQVLPVVRHHHESWDGSGYPMGLAGQEIPLYARIVAVADAFDAMTRDRPYRKGMSDEKLEAILQNGAACQWDPQVIQAFFAIRDKVARVEHTEKTEESELEDSELALIT is encoded by the coding sequence ATGAGCAAAATCGGATCGAAAATACAATCAATATCCACGCACAATAGCGATGGGCCTGCGGAGCGCGGTGCCGGACCAACTAAGTCCGGAGATCGGCTCCGCCTCTTGCAGGACTTGTGTCAATCGCTGGAGTTGTGTTTCGACGCCAAGTTTTCTGTCCTCGATGTTGTTACCGGCGATTGTTTATGCCGGGGAGATTTCTTGCCCGGCAGTAATCTACAAAACCAACTGGAACTATGCCGCGCCGTATTGCGAAACGGCCGAGCGGAATATATTGCCGAGTCAGACCCCGTCGTGGTGCTCGCCATTCCCTTGGTGGAAGACGAGCCGCCGCGCTATGTGGCGCTGGCCACATTTCTGATTCATTCCGCCGATGAAGCCACCATCATGCGCGCGATCACTTCGCTGGGGGGCGATGCCCAGGAGGCACGCCTCTGGGCCGCTGGGCAAAGCGCTAGGGATTCCAATCGACTGCTGCACTTGGCGGAACTGGCGGCTACGCGTTTCGCCTCGGAATTTCGCGCTTCTCAAATGCAGCGCGAAATTCACGATCTTTCGTCCCGCCTGTCCGCCTCCTACGAAGAGCTCAACCTGCTCTATGGACTGACCCAAAAATTAAAAATATCGGATTCGATCGAAGATCTTGGCCAGAAAGCGCTTTCGTGGCTGGCCGAGGCCATTGCCGCCGACGGGTTTGTGTTGGAGCTCTTGCCGTGCACGGAAGGAGAGGGCGAAGCCGCGGCAAACAATTCTCGGCAATCTACGTATTTGCAATTCGGGCACAGTGCGATCGACCGGTACCAGTTTTGCCGCATGATCGAGCATTTGGATTTGGTCGATCAAAAATGTCCGCAGGTGATTAATGCCGATTCGCGCGGCGCGAATTGGCCGCTGACAGCGATCCAGCAAGCGGTCATTGTGCCGCTTACGGAAGGCGAAAATCTATTCGGATGGCTGGCCGCCTTCAACGAAGTTCAAAAAAGCGAATTTGGATCGTCCGAGATTAGCTTGCTTTCCTCCGTTGCCACCATTTTGGGAATTCATGCCGGCAACTTGGATCTGTACCGAAAACAGGCGGATTTTCTCGCCGGGGTTGTCCAAGCTTTGACTTCCGCCATCGATGCCAAAGATCCCTACACCTGTGGGCACAGTACCCGGGTGGCTCAAATCGCCGTCCAGCTCGCCGACCAACTCGGTTGCAAACGACACGAAATGGAAACCGTGTATCTGGGCGGACTTTTGCACGACATCGGCAAGATCGGCATCGACGACCAAGTGCTCCGCAAACCCGGCAAGCTTACCATCGCCGAATACGAGCACATCAAGCTGCACGCGGAAATTGGATACCGAATTCTCAAAGACCTGAAGCAGCTCGATCAGGTCTTGCCCGTCGTCCGCCATCATCACGAGTCGTGGGACGGGTCGGGTTACCCCATGGGATTGGCCGGCCAGGAAATTCCGCTGTACGCCCGCATCGTGGCGGTGGCCGATGCATTTGACGCCATGACCCGTGACAGGCCGTACCGCAAAGGCATGTCGGACGAAAAATTGGAAGCCATTTTGCAAAACGGTGCGGCCTGCCAATGGGATCCGCAGGTAATCCAAGCGTTCTTCGCGATTCGCGACAAAGTTGCACGGGTTGAGCATACCGAAAAAACTGAGGAATCTGAATTGGAAGATTCCGAGCTGGCCCTGATCACGTAA
- a CDS encoding site-2 protease family protein, whose amino-acid sequence MRDNSQWSLNCGLWGGVRVYVHASLLLVFVGMMYFATQLIHLREVEHVLHSGTLEDGSVYGLLASAVLLFSLVLHELAHALVARQLGGSVDLVVLGPLGGLHLPNMPREPNREIAVAAAGPLVHFLALLALGPALMLQEVNLGEILLHPLYPDEMLNGPLGIVALKMAFWFNWLLLLVNLIPAPMLDGGRALRSLLWPVMGYRGAIRTVSRSGMLTALVLCLLALILRDPPNEFRAIPMWLPLVLMALFLFFSSQQEVQRVDDEDADDDLFGYDFSQGFTSLEQPSGTRRRQHGPGPMRRWLQQRQEMKERRMREIEADEERRVDEVLIRVKEVGIHGLSPEDRSLLQRVSARYRNRLQS is encoded by the coding sequence ATGCGCGACAATTCCCAATGGAGTTTGAACTGCGGCCTGTGGGGAGGCGTGCGGGTTTACGTACACGCTTCGCTGCTGCTGGTGTTCGTCGGAATGATGTACTTCGCCACGCAGCTGATTCATCTGCGTGAGGTGGAACACGTGCTGCACTCGGGCACGTTGGAAGACGGCTCGGTGTATGGATTGCTGGCTTCGGCCGTGCTTCTGTTTTCGCTGGTATTACACGAACTGGCGCATGCCTTGGTGGCTCGGCAGTTGGGGGGGAGTGTCGACTTGGTAGTGCTTGGCCCACTGGGTGGACTGCATTTACCCAACATGCCGCGTGAGCCGAACCGCGAAATCGCCGTGGCGGCGGCGGGCCCCTTAGTCCATTTTTTGGCGCTATTGGCCTTGGGCCCCGCACTGATGCTTCAGGAGGTCAATCTGGGAGAGATATTGCTGCATCCGCTCTATCCGGATGAAATGCTTAACGGTCCCCTGGGCATCGTCGCCCTCAAAATGGCGTTTTGGTTCAACTGGCTATTGTTGTTGGTGAATTTAATTCCCGCCCCCATGCTGGATGGCGGCCGTGCGCTACGCAGTTTGCTCTGGCCCGTGATGGGTTATCGGGGCGCTATCCGCACGGTAAGCCGCAGTGGCATGTTAACCGCGCTGGTCTTGTGTTTGCTGGCTTTGATTTTACGCGACCCGCCGAACGAGTTTCGCGCCATTCCCATGTGGTTGCCCCTGGTGCTGATGGCCCTGTTTTTGTTCTTCAGTTCGCAGCAGGAAGTGCAGCGGGTCGACGATGAGGACGCCGACGATGATCTGTTCGGCTACGATTTTTCGCAAGGCTTCACCAGTTTGGAGCAGCCGTCTGGAACGCGGCGCCGCCAGCACGGTCCCGGGCCCATGCGCCGTTGGCTGCAACAGCGACAAGAAATGAAGGAGCGGCGGATGCGCGAAATTGAAGCCGATGAAGAACGACGCGTCGACGAGGTGTTAATTCGCGTCAAGGAAGTGGGGATCCACGGCCTCTCGCCCGAAGATCGTTCTTTGCTGCAGCGGGTCAGCGCACGCTACCGCAATCGGTTGCAATCGTAG